The window GACAAGCACAACCTCAGAATGGACCCGGAAACGAAGTTCATCCTGGGCGATACCTTGAACCGTTGAGTCCGCTCACGGCGCCCGTTGGCGGCGTGCTTCGGAAGCCCGCATCAAACGGACCGGCAATCGCCAGACGTTCGATCGTCCGCCGTGGCCTGCTGTCTCGGTGTCGAAGTCCGCGTGGTCGCGCATTCATCTGCGGCGAAGTTTCGGGATCCAGCGCGGGACGCGCCGGCAATATTCTTCGTAGTCGGCGCCGAACTTATCACGCAGCGTGGGCTCTTCGTAGAGCAGGACAAACAAATGAAACGCCAGCCAGACCAGGGCGGCGTAGCGCAGGACAGGGAAAGACTGGTACATCACTCCCTCGCCGACCACCAACGTGATCACACCCACGTACATGGGGTTGCGCACCATCTGGTAGAGGTTGCTGGTGACCAGGAACTTGGGGGCGTCTATGGGCGCGGGCGTGCCCTTGCCTTTACCGGCGAAGTCGAAAGCGCAGCGGAAGTAGAACGCGGCGCCGACTGCCATGAGCAGCAAGCCGAGATAACGCAGCGGGCCGAGATCGAAATCCGCCGGCCGTCCGCTTGCCAGCCGCCAGGGAACGTACACCGCGACGGTGCCGGGAACCAGAACGGTGAAGAGCAGCAGCTTCAGGTAGACCACGATGCAATTCTTCTAGTGCTTGGTCTCAAAGCCCTTCACGAACTCCACCAGGCTGCGCACGGCGACTCCTGAAGGTCCCTTGGCCATCCAGGGCTTCTGCTCTTCCAGCCAGGCGACGCCGGCGATATCAAGGTGGACCCAGGGCGTATCCTCGGCGAACTCCTTCAGGAACATGGCGGCGGTGACAGCGCCGCCCCAGCGGCCGCCGCTGTTGACGATGTCGGCGATACCGCTCTTGATGGATTCGCGGTACTCCTCGTCGAGCGGCAGCCGCCACATCTTCTCGCCGGCGCGCTCCGTAGCCTGATGGAAGCGGGCGTAGATGTCGTCGTCGCTGGCGAAAATCCCGGCGTTGATGTAGCCCAAGGCCACGACGCAGGCGCCGGTGAGCGTGGCCGCATCCACCAGGTGGGTGCAGCCGAGACGCCGCGCGTAGGTAAGGCCATCGGCGAGGACCAGGCGGCCTTCGGCGTCGGTATTGATGATCTCGATGGACTTGCCGGACATGGCGATCTGCACGTCGCCGGGCTTCTGGGCCTTGCCCGAGGGCATGTTTTCCGTTGCGCAGACGATGGCGATGACGCGCACGTTGGGCTTGAGCTGCGCGATGGCGCGCATGGCGCCCAGCATGGCCGCGCCTCCGGCCATGTCATATTTCATCTTCTCCATGCCGTCGGAGGGCTTGATGGAGATGCCGCCGGAATCGAAGGTAATGCCCTTGCCGACCAGGCCGAGCACGGGCTTTTCCGGCGAAGCGGGGGGCGTGTAGCGCAGGACGATGAGCGCGGGTGGCTCGTCGGAGCCCTGGGCGACGCTCCAGAAGGCGCCCATCTGCAGTTCCTTGATCTTCTCGGTGCTGAAGACCTCGCAGGTGAAGTGCGGGGAAGCGACGTCCTCCACCATCCTGCGGGCGCGGGCGGCGAGCATGGTGGGCGTCATGCGGTTGCCGGGCTCGTTGACCAGTTCGCGGGTGAAGTTCTGCGACTCGCCGATAATGCGTCCCTGGGCCATCGCGGCCTCGAGAGCGGGGCGGTCGGAGGCGACGGGCGCGATGACGGTGAAGTCCTCGACGCGCTGGTCCTTGCGGTCGCTCTTGTAGGTGTCGGGATCGAAGTCACCGACGATCGCCCCTTCCGCCAGCGCACGCACGGCGGTGGAGGAAGCTTCCGGCGGGACGAAGGCCAGCTTGCGGATGACGCGCGGCTTGGCGAAGCGCACGGCGGCGCCCGCGGCCTTGCGCAAATCGGCGTGTGAGAAGTCCTTGGCCTTGCCGAGTCCAACCAGAAGCAGGCGTTTGGCCTTCAGGCCCTGGGGTTTGTGGACAAGCACGGTCTCCAGCGGCTTGCCGGTGCATTCGCCGCTGGCGATGACATCGGCGGCAGCGGCTTGAATGGCGGGTTCGGCCTGGACGGCAGGCGCGGGCTTGTCTTTTTCG is drawn from Terriglobales bacterium and contains these coding sequences:
- a CDS encoding isoprenylcysteine carboxylmethyltransferase family protein; translated protein: MVYLKLLLFTVLVPGTVAVYVPWRLASGRPADFDLGPLRYLGLLLMAVGAAFYFRCAFDFAGKGKGTPAPIDAPKFLVTSNLYQMVRNPMYVGVITLVVGEGVMYQSFPVLRYAALVWLAFHLFVLLYEEPTLRDKFGADYEEYCRRVPRWIPKLRRR
- a CDS encoding leucyl aminopeptidase; the protein is MNTTLSFSNPAAVEAEILVAVVLDQGEKDKPAPAVQAEPAIQAAAADVIASGECTGKPLETVLVHKPQGLKAKRLLLVGLGKAKDFSHADLRKAAGAAVRFAKPRVIRKLAFVPPEASSTAVRALAEGAIVGDFDPDTYKSDRKDQRVEDFTVIAPVASDRPALEAAMAQGRIIGESQNFTRELVNEPGNRMTPTMLAARARRMVEDVASPHFTCEVFSTEKIKELQMGAFWSVAQGSDEPPALIVLRYTPPASPEKPVLGLVGKGITFDSGGISIKPSDGMEKMKYDMAGGAAMLGAMRAIAQLKPNVRVIAIVCATENMPSGKAQKPGDVQIAMSGKSIEIINTDAEGRLVLADGLTYARRLGCTHLVDAATLTGACVVALGYINAGIFASDDDIYARFHQATERAGEKMWRLPLDEEYRESIKSGIADIVNSGGRWGGAVTAAMFLKEFAEDTPWVHLDIAGVAWLEEQKPWMAKGPSGVAVRSLVEFVKGFETKH